A single genomic interval of Astyanax mexicanus isolate ESR-SI-001 chromosome 4, AstMex3_surface, whole genome shotgun sequence harbors:
- the LOC125801496 gene encoding zinc finger protein 239-like, with protein sequence MEKHHRRIHTGEKPYHCSDCGKSFNLQSNLKIHQRIHTGEKPYHCSDCGKSFTKQSHLKQHQRIHTGEKPYHCSDCGNSFNLQSSLKTHQRIHTGEKPYHCSDCGKSFTTQSQLKIHQRIHTGEKPYYCSDCGKSFNQEGNLKRHQRIHSGEKPYHCSDCGKSFNRQSNLKKHQRIHTGEKQYYCSDCGKSFNQEGNLKRHQRIHTGVKPYHCSDCGKSFNQLNYLKNHQRIHTGEITISDVPLQ encoded by the coding sequence atggagaaacatcaccggcgcattcacacaggagagaaaccatatcactgctcagactgtgggaagagttttaatctacagagtaatctcaaaatacaccagcgcattcacacaggagagaaaccgtatcactgctcagactgtggcaagagttttactaaacagagtcatctcaaacagcatcagcgcattcacacaggagagaaaccgtatcactgctcagactgtgggaatagttttaatctacagagtagtctcaaaacacaccagcgcattcacacaggagagaaaccgtatcactgctcagactgcgggaagagttttactacacagagtcaacTCAAAattcaccaacgcattcacacaggagagaaaccgtattactgctcagactgtgggaagagttttaatcaagagggtaatctcaaacgacaccagcgaattcactcaggagagaaaccgtatcactgctcagactgtgggaagagttttaatcgacagagtaatctcaaaaaacaccagcgaattcacacaggagagaaacagtattactgctcagactgtgggaagagttttaatcaagagggtaatctcaaacgacaccagcgaattcacacaggagtgaaaccgtatcactgttcagactgtgggaagagttttaatcaactgaattatcttaaaaatcaccagcgcattcacacaggagagataaCTATCTCAGATGTTCCACTGCAATAA